One Mycolicibacterium sarraceniae genomic window carries:
- the pruA gene encoding L-glutamate gamma-semialdehyde dehydrogenase: MDAHTEVPVPANEPVHNFAPHTAERARLTAALHDLSAHPIDLPHVVGGYHHLGDGERIDVVQPHRHSARLGTLSNATTADAVAAVDAAMAAKRDWAATPFDERAAVFLRAADLLAGPWRETIAAATMLGQSKTAYQAEIDAPCELVDFWRFNVAFARQILAQQPISGPGVWNRTDYRPLDGFVYAVTPFNFTAIAGNLPTAPALMGNVVVWKPSIAQTFAAYLTMQLLEAAGLPPGVINLVTGDGYAVSDVVLADRRLSGIHFTGSTATFAHLWREVGSRIADYDSYPRLVGETGGKDFVVAHSSANPDVLRTALIRGAFDYQGQKCSAASRAFVARSVWQAMGDDFLAATEALSYGDITDLSNYGGAVIDARAFAKSVRAIERAKSAPGVTIAVGGECDDSEGYFVRPTVLLSDDPTDEAFSTEYFGPILAVHVYPDDEFDAVLDTVDQGSKYALTGAVIADDRGAVRTAQERLRFAAGNFYINDKPTGAVVGQQPFGGSRASGTNDKAGSLLNLLRWTSARSIKETFVAPTDHRYPHMEVEA, translated from the coding sequence ATGGACGCCCACACCGAAGTTCCCGTACCGGCCAACGAGCCGGTCCACAATTTCGCACCGCACACCGCCGAGCGGGCCCGTCTGACCGCGGCCCTGCACGATCTATCCGCCCACCCCATCGATCTGCCGCACGTCGTCGGTGGCTACCACCATCTGGGCGACGGCGAACGCATCGACGTCGTCCAGCCGCATCGGCACAGTGCCCGGCTGGGGACGCTGTCCAACGCGACCACCGCCGACGCCGTGGCTGCGGTCGACGCCGCGATGGCGGCCAAACGGGACTGGGCCGCCACCCCGTTCGACGAGCGCGCCGCGGTGTTCCTACGCGCCGCCGACCTGTTGGCCGGCCCCTGGCGGGAGACGATCGCCGCGGCCACTATGTTGGGCCAATCCAAGACCGCCTACCAGGCCGAGATCGACGCGCCCTGCGAACTGGTCGACTTCTGGCGCTTCAACGTCGCCTTCGCCCGTCAGATCCTGGCCCAGCAGCCGATCAGCGGGCCCGGCGTGTGGAATCGCACCGACTATCGACCGCTGGACGGTTTCGTCTACGCCGTCACACCGTTCAACTTCACCGCGATCGCGGGCAATCTGCCGACCGCGCCGGCGCTGATGGGCAACGTCGTGGTGTGGAAGCCGTCGATCGCCCAGACGTTCGCCGCCTATCTGACGATGCAACTGCTGGAGGCGGCCGGTCTGCCGCCCGGGGTGATCAATCTTGTTACCGGTGACGGATACGCGGTCTCCGATGTGGTGCTCGCCGACCGACGACTGTCGGGTATCCACTTCACCGGATCGACCGCCACCTTCGCCCACCTGTGGCGGGAAGTCGGCTCCCGCATCGCCGACTACGACAGCTACCCGCGGCTGGTCGGCGAGACCGGTGGGAAGGATTTCGTGGTCGCTCACAGCTCGGCGAACCCGGATGTGTTGCGTACGGCGCTGATTCGCGGTGCGTTCGACTATCAGGGTCAGAAATGTTCGGCCGCATCCAGGGCGTTCGTCGCGCGCTCGGTGTGGCAGGCGATGGGCGATGACTTCCTTGCTGCCACCGAGGCCCTGAGCTACGGCGATATCACCGACCTTTCGAACTATGGCGGTGCCGTCATCGATGCCCGCGCGTTCGCCAAGAGTGTCCGCGCTATCGAGCGTGCCAAGAGCGCGCCGGGTGTGACGATCGCCGTCGGCGGTGAATGTGATGACAGCGAAGGCTATTTCGTGCGACCCACCGTGCTGCTATCCGATGACCCGACCGACGAGGCGTTCAGCACCGAGTACTTCGGGCCGATCCTGGCGGTGCACGTCTACCCCGACGACGAGTTTGACGCCGTGCTCGACACCGTCGATCAGGGGTCCAAGTATGCGTTGACGGGGGCGGTGATCGCCGACGATCGGGGTGCGGTGCGGACAGCTCAGGAGCGGCTGCGTTTCGCCGCGGGCAACTTTTACATCAACGACAAGCCGACCGGGGCCGTCGTCGGGCAGCAGCCGTTCGGTGGATCGCGGGCCTCGGGTACCAACGACAAGGCCGGCTCGCTGCTGAACCTGTTGCGCTGGACGTCGGCGCGGTCGATCAAGGAGACGTTCGTGGCGCCCACCGACCATAGGTACCCGCATATGGAGGTCGAAGCATGA
- a CDS encoding proline dehydrogenase family protein: protein MSVFASVMRPVILAAGRSHRLRHSAERMPIARDVVNRFVPGETVDDALAAVTVLRGSSRLVSIDYLGEDVTDIDAAESTVTAYLRLLDALGACGDNRAAVRPLEVSLKLSALGQALPTDGDKVAFENAHTICQRAQQVGAWVTIDAEDHTTTDSTLSIVRELRTEFPWLGTVLQAYLTRTEADCAEFAAAGARIRLCKGAYDEPASVAYRDAGEVTASYLRCLRTLMAGDGYPMVASHDPAVIAAAGEMAREFGRYSERFEYQMLYGIRDAEQRKLAAQGNHVRVYVPFGTQWYGYFVRRLAERPANLMFFLRALAHGH from the coding sequence ATGAGCGTCTTCGCCTCCGTCATGCGGCCGGTGATCTTGGCGGCCGGCCGGTCACATCGCCTGCGCCACAGCGCCGAACGGATGCCGATCGCCCGCGACGTGGTGAACCGGTTCGTGCCCGGCGAGACCGTCGATGACGCGCTCGCCGCGGTCACGGTACTGCGTGGCTCGAGCCGACTGGTCAGCATCGACTACCTCGGTGAGGATGTCACCGACATCGATGCTGCTGAGTCGACGGTCACGGCCTACCTGCGCCTGCTCGACGCGCTGGGCGCCTGCGGCGACAATCGGGCGGCCGTGCGTCCACTGGAGGTGTCGCTAAAACTATCGGCACTCGGCCAGGCATTGCCCACAGACGGTGACAAGGTCGCCTTCGAGAACGCCCACACCATCTGCCAGCGGGCCCAGCAGGTCGGCGCGTGGGTCACGATCGACGCCGAGGATCACACCACCACCGACTCCACGCTGTCGATCGTGCGGGAGCTGCGCACTGAATTCCCTTGGCTGGGAACGGTGCTACAGGCCTATCTCACACGGACCGAAGCTGACTGTGCCGAGTTCGCGGCGGCCGGCGCTCGCATCAGGCTGTGTAAAGGCGCCTACGACGAACCGGCATCGGTGGCCTACCGGGACGCGGGCGAGGTCACCGCGTCCTACCTGCGCTGCCTGCGCACGCTGATGGCCGGTGACGGCTACCCGATGGTCGCCTCACACGATCCGGCCGTGATCGCCGCCGCTGGCGAGATGGCCCGCGAATTCGGCCGTTACTCAGAAAGATTCGAATACCAGATGCTCTACGGCATCCGTGATGCCGAGCAGCGCAAGCTCGCGGCGCAGGGCAATCATGTGCGGGTGTACGTGCCATTCGGCACCCAGTGGTACGGCTACTTCGTCCGGCGACTTGCCGAACGCCCGGCCAACCTGATGTTCTTCCTTCGGGCACTGGCGCACGGTCACTGA
- a CDS encoding acyltransferase family protein encodes MTDTVATTTARNHSMDLYRVVALLFVVVGHWMAASLTYSDGGFWRDNPLVDLPWTQWLTWIFQVVPVFFVVAGYASAVSWAHRSGAESRQEWLRRRLVRPIGPTAVYVVFALVVVAVLRGVRVAGSELDFGAWAVAMHLWFLGIYVLVVALTPIAVAAHRRWGLWVPVVMTVAIAAIDVATIGAHLQYIGWLNYLLVWGLLYQLGIAWHGGKLRGWVPIALAICSAIVLMLLVTVGPYPVCMIGVPGAVVDNTGPPNLALLALGCTEAGIALAAVPVVNRLLKSARAQRILAVANDNVMALYLWHMVPVVIVALAGYPTGLLPQPTLGTAAWWWFRLGWVAILTVVAGAELALLWWGRRLFSASLPTVAVSIPAWFGEAFLLAGTVGIAVTMTVFATLGFAPDGRFPVAASIGFAVGVTLVALAPTGRRRHRA; translated from the coding sequence ATGACTGACACGGTGGCCACCACGACGGCACGCAACCACTCGATGGATCTCTATCGGGTGGTTGCCTTGTTGTTCGTCGTGGTCGGGCATTGGATGGCGGCGTCGCTGACCTATTCCGATGGCGGGTTCTGGCGGGACAACCCACTGGTCGATCTACCCTGGACGCAATGGCTCACCTGGATTTTCCAGGTGGTTCCGGTGTTCTTCGTGGTCGCCGGCTACGCCAGCGCGGTCTCGTGGGCGCACCGCAGCGGGGCAGAATCCCGGCAGGAATGGTTGCGGCGTAGGCTCGTTCGGCCGATCGGGCCGACCGCGGTCTACGTCGTGTTCGCACTGGTGGTCGTGGCGGTGCTGCGCGGGGTCCGGGTCGCGGGCTCGGAGCTCGACTTCGGCGCCTGGGCGGTGGCCATGCACCTGTGGTTCCTGGGGATCTACGTCCTGGTGGTCGCGCTGACGCCGATCGCAGTGGCCGCACACCGCCGCTGGGGTCTGTGGGTGCCCGTCGTGATGACCGTGGCGATCGCCGCGATCGACGTCGCCACCATCGGAGCCCATCTGCAGTACATCGGGTGGCTGAACTATCTACTGGTGTGGGGACTGCTCTACCAGCTCGGAATAGCCTGGCATGGCGGCAAGTTGCGCGGCTGGGTGCCGATCGCGCTTGCCATCTGTTCGGCAATCGTGTTGATGCTGCTGGTCACTGTCGGACCCTATCCGGTCTGCATGATCGGGGTTCCCGGCGCCGTCGTGGATAACACCGGACCGCCTAACCTGGCGCTGCTGGCACTTGGCTGCACCGAGGCCGGAATCGCCTTGGCCGCCGTCCCGGTCGTCAACCGCCTGCTGAAATCGGCTCGTGCCCAACGTATCCTGGCTGTCGCCAATGACAACGTGATGGCGCTCTACCTGTGGCACATGGTGCCGGTCGTGATCGTGGCACTGGCCGGATATCCGACCGGACTGTTGCCGCAACCGACGCTCGGCACGGCGGCCTGGTGGTGGTTCCGACTGGGCTGGGTCGCGATCCTGACGGTGGTCGCCGGTGCCGAACTGGCGTTGTTGTGGTGGGGCCGAAGGCTTTTCTCCGCATCGCTGCCGACTGTCGCGGTCAGCATCCCGGCGTGGTTTGGCGAAGCATTTCTGTTGGCCGGCACAGTCGGGATCGCCGTCACGATGACCGTTTTCGCCACGCTCGGCTTCGCGCCTGACGGACGATTCCCCGTCGCGGCCAGCATCGGGTTCGCCGTTGGCGTGACGCTCGTGGCGCTGGCACCTACCGGTAGGCGTCGACACCGAGCTTGA
- a CDS encoding Rv2253 family sensor-like surface protein has translation MESGRLGVALLVTATICAAGLLSPASAHGQPLAWNGRYQMVTYASQKAGTSPATRQKENDFGAVFTLATACAGGTCAATVVDGPAPGNPTIPQPTRYSWNGTEWATTYDWVWDCFLGDGYQKQWSPATSWAFYTPQPDGSLRGTWHTDISSGPCRGSVVMPVAAFPA, from the coding sequence ATGGAATCGGGCCGTCTGGGTGTCGCTCTGCTGGTCACGGCCACCATATGCGCCGCGGGACTGCTGAGCCCCGCCTCGGCGCACGGTCAGCCCCTGGCCTGGAACGGCCGCTATCAGATGGTGACCTATGCCTCGCAGAAGGCGGGCACCAGTCCGGCCACCCGCCAGAAGGAAAACGACTTTGGCGCCGTCTTCACCCTGGCGACCGCGTGCGCCGGCGGCACCTGCGCAGCCACCGTCGTGGACGGTCCCGCACCCGGTAACCCAACCATCCCGCAGCCGACCCGCTACAGCTGGAACGGCACGGAGTGGGCCACCACCTACGACTGGGTCTGGGACTGCTTCCTGGGCGACGGTTACCAGAAGCAATGGAGCCCCGCGACATCGTGGGCGTTCTACACACCGCAGCCCGACGGATCCCTGCGCGGCACCTGGCACACCGACATCAGCTCGGGCCCCTGCCGGGGCAGCGTAGTCATGCCGGTCGCGGCGTTCCCGGCCTGA
- a CDS encoding NUDIX domain-containing protein → MSVREDTVQRPDGSAGIYGVVDRPDYAVVIAVDGDRLALVEQFRYPIGARRWEFPMGTVPGEPDIEPAELAARELREETGLTAGSLASLGHLDVAPGIFSQRGWVFLATDLTEGEHEREHEEQDMHFTWFTRSRFEEMIRDGVITDSQSIAAYALLLLRERVEY, encoded by the coding sequence ATGTCGGTGCGTGAGGACACTGTTCAACGACCGGACGGTTCGGCCGGTATCTACGGCGTTGTCGACAGGCCGGACTACGCGGTGGTCATCGCTGTGGACGGCGATCGGTTGGCTTTGGTGGAACAGTTCCGCTATCCGATCGGCGCGCGGCGCTGGGAATTCCCGATGGGCACGGTTCCGGGCGAGCCCGATATCGAGCCGGCCGAGCTGGCGGCGCGCGAGCTCCGCGAGGAGACCGGTTTGACTGCCGGTTCGCTGGCGTCACTCGGTCATCTGGACGTCGCGCCGGGCATCTTCAGCCAGCGTGGCTGGGTGTTCCTGGCCACCGACCTCACCGAGGGCGAACACGAGCGTGAACACGAAGAGCAGGACATGCACTTCACATGGTTCACCCGCAGCCGGTTCGAAGAGATGATCCGGGACGGCGTGATCACCGACTCGCAGTCGATCGCCGCGTATGCACTCTTGCTGCTCCGGGAGCGTGTCGAATACTGA
- a CDS encoding acyl-CoA synthetase, whose amino-acid sequence MLLAALNPAAVAAGADIGDAVRIDGAVLSRSDLVGAATSVAERVGGAGRVAVLATPTATTVLAITGCLIAGVPFVPVPADVGVAERAHILTDSGAQAWLGEQPADLGGLPHVPVRLHARSWHRYPEPPPQATAMVMYTSGTTGLPKGVLISRGAVAADIDALAAAWQWTPEDTLVHGLPLFHVHGLILGLLGSLRVGNRFVHTGKPTPAGYAAAGGSLYFGVPTVWSRVVADTEAATALASARLLVSGSAALPVPVFTRLAELTGHQPVERYGSTESLITLSTRADGERRPGWVGLPLAGVQTRLVREDGAIAEHDGETIGSLHLKAPTLFDGYLNRPDATAESFDPDGWYRTGDAAVIDDGGMHRIVGRESVDLIKSGGFRVGAGEVETVLLGHPGVDEVAVVGVPDPDLGQRIVAFVVGDAQPGELIEYVAEQLSIHKRPREVRLVDSLPRNAMGKVMKKELMK is encoded by the coding sequence GTGTTGCTGGCCGCCCTGAATCCCGCTGCTGTCGCCGCCGGAGCCGATATCGGCGACGCCGTGCGTATCGACGGTGCCGTGTTGTCCCGTAGTGATCTCGTCGGCGCGGCCACCTCGGTGGCCGAGCGGGTCGGCGGCGCCGGCCGGGTGGCCGTGCTGGCCACGCCCACCGCCACGACGGTGCTCGCCATCACGGGCTGCCTGATCGCGGGGGTGCCGTTCGTCCCGGTGCCCGCCGACGTCGGCGTCGCCGAACGGGCGCATATCCTGACCGATTCCGGTGCTCAGGCCTGGCTGGGGGAGCAGCCCGCAGACCTCGGTGGTCTGCCGCACGTGCCGGTCCGGCTGCACGCGCGGTCGTGGCATCGCTATCCGGAGCCGCCGCCGCAGGCCACCGCGATGGTGATGTACACCTCCGGCACCACCGGTCTACCCAAAGGTGTGCTGATCAGTCGGGGGGCGGTCGCCGCCGATATCGACGCGCTGGCCGCGGCCTGGCAGTGGACCCCCGAGGACACACTCGTGCACGGGCTGCCGCTGTTCCACGTCCACGGCCTGATCCTCGGTTTGCTCGGCTCACTGCGGGTGGGAAATCGCTTCGTGCACACCGGAAAACCCACCCCAGCCGGTTATGCCGCCGCCGGTGGTTCGCTGTATTTCGGGGTGCCCACGGTGTGGTCCCGGGTGGTGGCCGACACCGAGGCGGCCACCGCGCTGGCCTCGGCGCGGCTGCTGGTATCGGGCAGCGCGGCGCTGCCGGTGCCGGTATTCACCCGGCTTGCCGAACTGACCGGACACCAGCCCGTGGAGCGGTACGGCAGCACCGAGTCGCTGATCACCCTGAGCACTCGGGCCGACGGCGAGCGTCGCCCCGGCTGGGTGGGCCTGCCGCTGGCGGGGGTGCAGACCCGGCTGGTGCGCGAGGATGGTGCGATCGCCGAGCATGACGGGGAAACCATTGGGAGCCTTCACCTTAAGGCACCCACCCTGTTCGACGGCTACCTCAACCGGCCCGATGCCACTGCCGAGTCGTTTGATCCTGACGGGTGGTATCGCACCGGGGATGCCGCCGTGATTGACGACGGTGGCATGCACCGCATCGTCGGCCGCGAGTCGGTGGACCTGATCAAGTCCGGTGGTTTCCGGGTTGGTGCCGGTGAAGTCGAGACGGTGCTGCTGGGTCACCCCGGCGTCGACGAGGTCGCCGTCGTAGGCGTGCCCGACCCGGACCTCGGCCAGCGCATCGTCGCGTTCGTGGTCGGCGATGCCCAACCCGGCGAGCTGATTGAATATGTCGCCGAACAGCTTTCGATCCACAAGCGGCCACGGGAGGTGCGGCTGGTCGACTCGCTGCCGCGCAACGCGATGGGCAAAGTGATGAAAAAGGAGCTCATGAAGTGA
- a CDS encoding VOC family protein, with amino-acid sequence MTLRFSEICIDAHDIHALSSWWSTVLGWPAEPTDDGDIVLRAPTGADWLFLAVPDGKVVKNRIHFDFTPDDQQAEVERVLALGARRVDIGQGEQSWVVLADPEGNEFCILARG; translated from the coding sequence GTGACGCTGCGGTTCAGCGAGATCTGCATCGACGCCCATGACATCCATGCGCTGTCCTCGTGGTGGTCGACGGTGCTGGGCTGGCCGGCCGAGCCCACCGACGACGGTGACATCGTGCTTCGGGCGCCGACCGGTGCGGACTGGTTGTTCTTGGCAGTACCGGACGGCAAGGTGGTCAAGAACCGCATTCACTTCGACTTCACGCCCGACGATCAGCAGGCCGAGGTCGAGCGGGTGCTCGCACTGGGTGCCCGGCGGGTCGACATCGGTCAGGGCGAGCAGAGCTGGGTGGTGCTGGCCGACCCGGAAGGCAACGAGTTCTGCATCCTTGCTCGTGGTTAG
- a CDS encoding LuxR C-terminal-related transcriptional regulator, with protein MVTPFARAVSFLVVDDCTLYRDGLAAHLSANGGDVRSAWDLESLRHAIEDRPPDMILLNIGTRDSAALLRFSVGVANARVIAVGVSEDDESEIVSCAESGVVGYHLRSESLDDLLTLIQRIMNGESACSAHVGAILLRRLSEVAARQHVQTQDAVLTVREEEILRLLETGMSNGEIAALLCIAVHTVKNHVHSILSKLGVRSRAEAAARLRTLDQSPSGRSRMKRPPGAA; from the coding sequence ATGGTCACGCCATTCGCCCGCGCCGTCAGCTTCCTCGTCGTCGACGACTGCACGCTCTACCGCGACGGTCTCGCCGCTCATCTCAGTGCCAATGGCGGGGATGTGCGGTCTGCCTGGGATCTGGAGTCTCTACGCCATGCGATCGAAGATCGCCCGCCGGACATGATCCTGCTGAACATCGGCACTCGGGACAGCGCCGCGCTGCTGCGATTCAGTGTGGGCGTGGCCAACGCGCGAGTGATCGCGGTCGGCGTATCCGAGGACGACGAATCAGAGATCGTGTCCTGCGCCGAGTCTGGCGTGGTCGGCTATCACCTACGGTCCGAATCGCTCGATGACTTGCTGACGTTGATCCAACGAATCATGAACGGCGAGTCCGCCTGTTCGGCTCACGTTGGCGCGATTCTGTTGCGGCGACTGTCCGAAGTCGCTGCACGACAGCACGTGCAGACACAGGACGCTGTTCTCACAGTCCGCGAGGAGGAAATCCTCCGACTACTGGAAACGGGGATGTCGAACGGTGAGATCGCAGCACTCTTGTGCATCGCAGTCCATACCGTCAAGAACCACGTTCACAGCATTCTGAGCAAGCTAGGCGTTCGGTCTCGAGCCGAAGCCGCGGCACGGCTGCGGACCCTGGACCAGTCGCCAAGCGGCCGCAGTCGGATGAAAAGGCCGCCGGGTGCGGCTTAA
- a CDS encoding LuxR C-terminal-related transcriptional regulator, which yields MTKPTFGITMTFAWLSGAANSHRPGGCMLMKTGAVLETSTSSAILLIECIHSQSVSGNDEKMASRIADRENAEPLVGSAIPPASASTRVAASGKGRLGENRILIVDDCTLYRENLAFILAADGIKTLSAAWDLPSLLSALRSHAPDVVLLSTTTRDSATLLRETLEISPGTKVIVLGLAEDDESGILSCAAAGAVGFHLKKDSLDELLTLLREVPSGESFLPPRVTKMLLQRLSTGRPKQHLLVRELVLTTREAQVLRMLRMGLSNRDISIELDIAIPTVKNHVHRVLTKLGVRTRAEAAALPPGLLPYLDG from the coding sequence GTGACAAAACCGACCTTCGGGATCACAATGACCTTCGCGTGGCTGAGCGGCGCAGCCAATTCCCACCGACCGGGAGGTTGCATGCTGATGAAAACAGGCGCGGTGCTCGAGACTTCGACTAGCTCCGCGATCCTGCTGATCGAATGTATTCACTCGCAGTCTGTTTCCGGCAATGACGAGAAGATGGCGAGCCGGATTGCGGATCGCGAGAACGCCGAGCCGTTGGTCGGCTCGGCGATTCCGCCTGCGTCAGCGTCGACGCGCGTTGCGGCGAGCGGCAAGGGGCGACTCGGCGAGAACAGGATTTTGATCGTCGATGACTGCACCTTGTACCGCGAGAATCTCGCCTTTATCCTCGCCGCCGACGGGATCAAAACCCTCAGTGCGGCATGGGATCTGCCATCGCTGCTGTCGGCACTCCGGTCGCACGCACCCGATGTGGTCCTGCTCAGCACGACGACGAGAGACAGCGCGACTCTGCTTCGCGAGACCCTGGAAATCAGTCCCGGTACCAAGGTCATCGTCCTGGGTCTGGCCGAGGACGACGAGTCGGGAATTCTCAGCTGCGCGGCGGCCGGCGCAGTGGGTTTTCACCTCAAGAAGGACTCGCTGGACGAGCTGTTGACCCTGCTTCGCGAGGTGCCTTCCGGGGAATCGTTTCTGCCGCCTCGCGTTACGAAGATGTTGCTCCAGCGGCTGTCCACGGGGAGGCCGAAGCAGCACCTCCTAGTACGGGAACTAGTTCTGACTACCCGCGAGGCCCAGGTCCTTCGAATGCTACGTATGGGCCTGTCGAATCGGGACATCTCGATTGAGTTGGATATCGCAATTCCTACGGTTAAGAACCATGTTCACCGGGTTCTGACGAAGCTCGGTGTACGCACACGCGCAGAGGCTGCAGCCCTTCCTCCTGGACTTCTGCCATACCTGGATGGGTGA
- a CDS encoding glycosyltransferase family 2 protein, giving the protein MLQPKGSHLHGGLAAARTASDGHRAARTSPTVSLVIPARNEARNIAWVLEQIPETVAEVILVDGDSTDATVITARSYRPDIRVVRQDGPGKGSALRSGFLAATGDVIVMMDADGSMVPQEINHFLHFLASGYDFVKGSRFIGGGGSLDITRFRRLGNRFLLRVFNYLYDAELTDLCYGFCAFHRRYLEHLSLCSTGFEIEAEMIVRAMQDGLRIAEVPSLELPRRSGQSNLHSIRDGIRVLRIVLDRHNSGMPVLLARVLPANDDSGANIQRIQTSADRQIP; this is encoded by the coding sequence ATGTTGCAGCCAAAAGGGTCTCACCTGCACGGTGGTCTTGCCGCAGCAAGGACCGCGTCGGATGGGCACCGAGCGGCACGGACCTCGCCGACCGTGAGTCTGGTGATACCGGCTCGAAATGAAGCGCGCAACATCGCGTGGGTGCTCGAGCAGATACCCGAGACCGTCGCCGAAGTGATTCTGGTTGACGGCGACTCGACTGATGCCACTGTGATCACAGCGCGGAGCTACCGGCCGGATATCAGGGTGGTGCGGCAAGACGGCCCGGGCAAGGGTAGCGCGTTGCGAAGCGGCTTTCTCGCGGCAACCGGCGACGTCATCGTCATGATGGACGCGGACGGCAGCATGGTTCCCCAAGAGATCAATCACTTCCTGCATTTCCTTGCCAGCGGATACGACTTCGTCAAAGGCTCGCGATTCATCGGCGGTGGTGGATCTCTGGACATCACCCGATTTCGGCGGCTCGGCAACCGATTTCTCCTTCGGGTGTTCAACTATCTCTACGATGCCGAGCTGACCGACCTCTGCTATGGGTTCTGCGCGTTCCATCGCCGCTACCTCGAACATCTCTCGTTGTGTTCGACGGGTTTCGAGATCGAAGCCGAAATGATCGTTCGAGCGATGCAGGATGGCCTCCGGATTGCCGAAGTCCCGAGCCTGGAATTGCCGCGCCGATCGGGACAATCCAACCTTCATTCCATCCGGGACGGCATCCGGGTACTGCGAATCGTGCTGGACCGGCACAACTCCGGAATGCCGGTACTACTGGCCAGGGTGTTGCCCGCGAACGATGACTCCGGTGCCAACATCCAGAGAATCCAGACGAGTGCCGACCGGCAGATTCCCTAG
- a CDS encoding NAD-dependent epimerase/dehydratase family protein, which produces MRTLVTGAAGFIGSTLVDRLLAEGHQVVGVDNFSTGNPANLDAAKSRGAYRGRFSLMKVDVQAPELTDIVAGANPDVVFHLAAHVDLRASVSNPEFDARTNILGTINVCEASRRAGVKRVVYAASGGSRYGVPARLPVDESCPVGPLSPYAVAKLAGEFYLGAYAEMYGMAPICLGLANVYGPRQSPTGEAGVIAVFGSALLTGRPATVYGDGTSTRDYVYVGDVVDAFVRAAEAPVAVVGTYNIGTGIQTTVADVYRMIARALGESSEPRHATVRTGELQAIALDTSRSERDLGWRPAVKLYEGIHRTVSWLRTVVEPPSNYEGACRAS; this is translated from the coding sequence ATGCGAACATTGGTGACCGGGGCAGCCGGGTTCATCGGATCCACTCTGGTCGATCGCCTGTTGGCGGAAGGCCACCAGGTAGTCGGCGTGGATAACTTCAGCACGGGCAATCCGGCCAACCTCGATGCCGCCAAATCCCGCGGCGCTTACCGAGGGCGCTTCAGCCTGATGAAAGTCGATGTTCAGGCGCCTGAGCTCACCGATATCGTCGCGGGTGCCAACCCTGATGTGGTTTTTCACCTCGCTGCACATGTCGATCTCAGGGCTTCGGTCTCCAATCCCGAATTCGACGCCCGTACAAATATTTTGGGCACCATCAATGTCTGCGAAGCAAGTAGGCGGGCCGGCGTGAAGAGGGTCGTCTACGCCGCCTCCGGAGGCTCGCGATACGGGGTGCCTGCCCGCCTTCCCGTCGATGAAAGTTGCCCGGTCGGGCCGCTCTCTCCCTACGCGGTGGCGAAGCTGGCCGGCGAGTTTTACCTGGGCGCCTACGCGGAGATGTACGGCATGGCCCCGATCTGTCTCGGACTGGCCAACGTCTACGGCCCGCGCCAGAGTCCGACGGGGGAGGCCGGGGTGATCGCGGTATTCGGTAGTGCCCTGCTTACGGGGCGTCCGGCCACTGTGTATGGAGACGGCACCTCGACCCGTGACTACGTGTACGTCGGCGACGTGGTCGATGCGTTTGTCCGTGCTGCTGAGGCTCCGGTTGCGGTGGTGGGCACGTACAACATCGGCACCGGCATACAGACCACTGTGGCCGACGTGTATCGCATGATCGCCCGGGCCCTTGGCGAGTCGTCGGAGCCACGCCACGCAACCGTGCGCACTGGTGAACTTCAGGCAATTGCGTTGGACACAAGCCGATCTGAACGTGATCTCGGGTGGCGACCAGCTGTCAAGCTGTATGAGGGCATCCATCGCACGGTCTCGTGGCTGCGCACCGTTGTCGAGCCCCCATCGAACTACGAGGGTGCCTGCCGTGCGTCGTGA